Proteins from a single region of Macaca thibetana thibetana isolate TM-01 chromosome 4, ASM2454274v1, whole genome shotgun sequence:
- the RBM24 gene encoding RNA-binding protein 24: MHTTQKDTTYTKIFVGGLPYHTTDASLRKYFEVFGEIEEAVVITDRQTGKSRGYGFVTMADRAAAERACKDPNPIIDGRKANVNLAYLGAKPRIMQPGFAFGVQQLHPALIQRPFGIPAHYVYPQAFVQPGVVIPHVQPTAAAASTTPYIDYTGAAYAQYSAAAAAAAAAAAYDQYPYAASPAAAGYVTAGGYGYAVQQPITAAAPGTAAAAAAAAAAAAAFGQYQPQQLQTDRMQ, translated from the exons ATGCACACGACCCAGAAGGACACGACGTACACCAAGATCTTCGTCGGGGGGCTGCCCTACCACACCACCGACGCCAGCCTGCGCAAGTACTTCGAGGTCTTCGGCGAGATCGAGGAGGCGGTGGTCATCACCGACCGGCAGACGGGCAAGTCCCGGGGCTATGGATTT GTCACCATGGCTGACCGGGCTGCTGCCGAAAGGGCCTGCAAGGATCCCAATCCCATCATTGATGGCAGAAAGGCCAACGTGAACCTGGCATACTTAGGAGCAAAACCAAGGATCATGCAACCAG GTTTTGCCTTTGGTGTTCAACAACTTCATCCAGCCCTTATACAGAGACCTTTCGG GATACCTGCCCACTATGTCTATCCGCAGGCTTTTGTGCAGCCAGGAGTGGTCATTCCACATGTCCAGCCGACAGCAGCTGCCGCCTCCACCACCCCTTACATTGATTACACTGGAGCTGCATACGCACAATACTCAGCAgccgctgctgctgccgccgccgctgctgcctATGACCAGTACCCCTATGCAGCCTCTCCAGCTGCTGCAGGATATGTTACCGCTGGGGGCTATGGCTACGCAGTCCAGCAGCCAATCACCGCAGCGGCACCTGGGACAGCTGCCGCCGCTGCTGCAGCAGCTGCCGCCGCTGCAGCATTTGGCCAGTACCAGCCTCAGCAGCTGCAGACAGACCGAATGCAATAG